GGCTGGGGAGAAAAGATGCTCCCTTGCTTTTCCATCTCTTTCGCTTTGATCCAGCCTTGTGGAGCTGGTGTTTGCGTTTTTTAGGCAATTGTACAGCACAAAAAACAGACGTTAACATTGAACGCACCCTGCGTATTGCCTTACATAGTCGTAAATGTTTCAAAGACTTACGTAAAGAAGTTCAACTGGATTACGATAATCGTGAAGAAGGTATTATTCACTTTTATCGTAGTGAAAAAGAGTTTGATCTTGCTGTTCATGCTGCTGAAACCATGCGTAAATATGGCTTGGATCGCGAAGTTTTAAGCCCGACGCAATGTGTTCAAACAGAAGCAGCCCTGACATCGGTCAAAGATGAACTGGTTGGTGGCATTTATTCACAGGATGATGAAAGTGGTGACGCCCATCGTTTCACCCAACAGCTTGCCCAAATTGCACAAGGCAATGGGGTTGAGTTCAGGTATGATCATTCTGCGAAAAATCTACTTGTAGAAAAAGCTAAGGTCACAGGTGTGGCGACAAACCAGGGGGATATACGAGCCGATGCCGTTGTGGTTTGTCTGGGTAGTTTCAGCCGTCAGCTAATGGCAAAACATGGTATTCAGTTACCAATCTATCCGGCCAAGGGGTATTCCATCACCCTGTCCCTTCATACACCGCAAAAAGCCCCGACCGTAAGCTTGACTGACGATGAACATAAACTGGTTTTCAGTCGCCTTGGTGATCGCCTGCGCGTCGCAGGTACGGCAGAGCTTGGTGGTTATAGTACCGAGATGAATGAGGCTCGGGCACGATTGATCCTGAATAAGACCATGGATCTTTTTCCAGATTGTGCAAATCCAGATGATGTTGAATTTTGGACAGGTTTGCGACCAAAGACACCAGATAGTGTGCCAATTATGGGGGCATGTGCACTCGATTCTTTATATTTAAACACTGGACATGGGACATTGGGCTGGACCATGTCTTGTGGCTCTGCACAAATAATGGCAGATGTAATCAGCCAGAAAACGCCGGAAATTAGTCTTTCCGGGCTGGGTTTGGATCGCTTCTGAGTTGTGGCATCGCAGCATTGTCTTGCTAATTCATTTCCTTACGATAACAATTGCGCGTCAAAATAAAGATGCATTTACCAAGGAGGCTTGAATGTCGGCCAAGATTCTTACCATCGCCCAGCAAAAAGGTGGGGCGGGTAAAACGACTGTTGTGGCGCAACTGGCGGCTGCTTATGCGGCACAAAAGAAAAATGTCGCTCTTGTCGATATTGACCCTCAAGCAAGCTTGACCTCGTGGTTTGCAGAAAGAAAACGCACCTTGGCAGAAGATAACCGGATTGTGTTATCCAGTGTTGGTGGTTGGCGTTTGAAAAATGAGCTGGACCGCTTGAAACAAGATTTTGATGTGATTCTGGTTGATGCCCCCCCCCATGCACAGACCGAAGCCAATATCGCCATTCGTTATGCAGACCTTCTGGTGATCCCGGTTCAGCCTAGTCCTATGGATGTTTGGGCGACTGATCCGACCTTTAAACAGGCTAAAAAAGAAAAAACCGATGCGATTGTTTTGCTGAACCGGATCCCACCACGTGGGAAGCTTCTGGATAAAATCCGGGGAATGCTGGAAGAAGACGAACGACCCATGTTGACATCAACATTGGGCAACCGTGTAGCTTTTGCCGCCAGTATGATTGATGGGCTGGGTGTTGTGGAAACAGAAAAACGCAGTGCGGCGGCAACTGAGATTAAAGCTTTGGCAAAAGAAATCTGGGGTAAGTGCTGATTATGGCTAAATCGAACTCAGACCATACAGAATTCAATCAGGATGATGTGGAGGTTCTGTCCAAAGAGACGCCATTTAAAAATTACTTTCAAGTCGACAAATATGTCATGCGCCATAAGGTTCACGAAGGTGGCTGGTCTGAGCCCTTGATGCGTGAAATCTTTGAGCGTGGGCATGCTGTTGCCATTCTCCCTTATGATCCGGTTGAAGATGTTTTAATCCTGATTGAACAGTTTCGCCCCGGCGCGTTTGCCGCAGGCTATAATCCATGGCTTCTGGAAATTCCAGCAGGGATTATTGATGAAGGCCAGACACCGGAAGATGTTGCACGGCGAGAAACCCATGAAGAAACAGGTTGTACAGCAAAACGTGTGGAGTTCATCATGGATTATCTGGTGACACCGGGGGGATCAACAGAAAGTATGCACCTGTTCTGCGTTGAAATTTCCATAGATGAGGCTGTGGAGTTTGCCGGGCTTGAACATGAGGGTGAAGACATTCGTGTTCTTAAAGTGCCGCTCAAAGAGGCTTTAGCCAAGCTATCTTGTGGGCAAGTACATAATTCCATGAGTATTATTGCCCTACAATGGCTGCAACTTAACCATCATAATATACGCAAAAAATGGTGTAAATAAAATAAAATCACGCATATATTAGATTAAATATTGAATTATTCTACATTACGAACTATTTTCACTTCAAATGAGTTTCATATTGAAGAGAAAACCTATGGATATTCGTAACGGATTTGTCGGTACTGTTGGCAACACCCCCCTTATTCGCCTCAAGCAGGCTTCAGAAGAAACCGGATGTGAAATTTTGGCAAAAGCCGAGTTTCTCAATCCCGGAGGGTCCATTAAAGACCGCGCTGCCCTTGCTATTATTAAAGACGCCGAAGCCAAAGGTCTTCTTAAACCCGGCGGCGTGATCGTTGAAGGCACGGCGGGCAACACCGGAATCGGCATTGCCTTGGTTGGTCGTGCGCTTGGCTATCGCAGTGTGATTGTCATGCCGGAAACGCAAAGTCAGGAAAAGAAAGATATGCTGCGCTTGTGCGGGGCGGACCTTCGCCTTGTGCCAGCTGTTCCTTACAAAGACCCAAATAACTACGTGCATTATTCACGTCGTCTTGCTGAAGAGTTGGCTGAAACAGAAGAGAACGGTGCTATTTGGGCCAATCAGTTTGATAATGTGGCAAACCGTCAGGGCCATATTGATACGACAGCGCAGGAAATCTGGGATCAAACCGATGGGAAAGTCGATGGCTTTGTCTGTGCTGTGGGAACCGGCGGAACATTGGCCGGTGTATCTATGGGATTGAAGGCCCATAACAAAGATATTCAGATCGGGATTGCTGACCCTATGGGGGCAGCGCTCTATAACTACTATAAAAATGGTGAGCTAAAGGCCGAAGGATCATCTATTACCGAAGGGATCGGTCAAGGTCGTGTTACTGCCAACCTGGAAGGTGCGGTGATTGACCATGCTTATCAGATCCACGACGAAGAAGCTGTTCTTATTGCTTTTGACCTGTTGAAACAAGAAGGTCTATGTGTTGGTGGATCTTCCGGTGTGAATGTGGCTGGTGCTATCCGTTTGGCAAAAGACCTGGGCAAAGGCAAGACGATCGTCACTGTTTTGTGTGACAGTGGGACACGTTATCAAAGTAAGCTCTATAACCCGGAATTTTTGAAAAAGAATAATTTGCCCGTACCAGACTGGATGTAAGGTCAAGGGGGGAGCGAAAGTTCCCCCTTTTTCTTTGTAGGAATATAATTTTCCCTTGCGTTTGGTTGTGTGAATGTGCCCAATAGACACTACCGCCATAAA
This sequence is a window from Terasakiella sp. SH-1. Protein-coding genes within it:
- a CDS encoding cysteine synthase A; protein product: MDIRNGFVGTVGNTPLIRLKQASEETGCEILAKAEFLNPGGSIKDRAALAIIKDAEAKGLLKPGGVIVEGTAGNTGIGIALVGRALGYRSVIVMPETQSQEKKDMLRLCGADLRLVPAVPYKDPNNYVHYSRRLAEELAETEENGAIWANQFDNVANRQGHIDTTAQEIWDQTDGKVDGFVCAVGTGGTLAGVSMGLKAHNKDIQIGIADPMGAALYNYYKNGELKAEGSSITEGIGQGRVTANLEGAVIDHAYQIHDEEAVLIAFDLLKQEGLCVGGSSGVNVAGAIRLAKDLGKGKTIVTVLCDSGTRYQSKLYNPEFLKKNNLPVPDWM
- a CDS encoding NUDIX domain-containing protein; its protein translation is MAKSNSDHTEFNQDDVEVLSKETPFKNYFQVDKYVMRHKVHEGGWSEPLMREIFERGHAVAILPYDPVEDVLILIEQFRPGAFAAGYNPWLLEIPAGIIDEGQTPEDVARRETHEETGCTAKRVEFIMDYLVTPGGSTESMHLFCVEISIDEAVEFAGLEHEGEDIRVLKVPLKEALAKLSCGQVHNSMSIIALQWLQLNHHNIRKKWCK
- the parA gene encoding ParA family partition ATPase, with translation MSAKILTIAQQKGGAGKTTVVAQLAAAYAAQKKNVALVDIDPQASLTSWFAERKRTLAEDNRIVLSSVGGWRLKNELDRLKQDFDVILVDAPPHAQTEANIAIRYADLLVIPVQPSPMDVWATDPTFKQAKKEKTDAIVLLNRIPPRGKLLDKIRGMLEEDERPMLTSTLGNRVAFAASMIDGLGVVETEKRSAAATEIKALAKEIWGKC
- a CDS encoding D-amino acid dehydrogenase, with product MRVLVLGAGVVGTATAYYLNKAGHDVVVLDRQEAAGMETSYANGGQIAAAHADPWASPATPFKALKWLGRKDAPLLFHLFRFDPALWSWCLRFLGNCTAQKTDVNIERTLRIALHSRKCFKDLRKEVQLDYDNREEGIIHFYRSEKEFDLAVHAAETMRKYGLDREVLSPTQCVQTEAALTSVKDELVGGIYSQDDESGDAHRFTQQLAQIAQGNGVEFRYDHSAKNLLVEKAKVTGVATNQGDIRADAVVVCLGSFSRQLMAKHGIQLPIYPAKGYSITLSLHTPQKAPTVSLTDDEHKLVFSRLGDRLRVAGTAELGGYSTEMNEARARLILNKTMDLFPDCANPDDVEFWTGLRPKTPDSVPIMGACALDSLYLNTGHGTLGWTMSCGSAQIMADVISQKTPEISLSGLGLDRF